The following are from one region of the Bradyrhizobium septentrionale genome:
- a CDS encoding class II 3-deoxy-7-phosphoheptulonate synthase, producing the protein MSERWTPDSWRAKKVLQVPDYPDAKALADVEAQLATFPPLVFAGEARSLKKALGRVAAGEAFLLQGGDCAESFAEHGANNIRDFFRVLLQMAVVLTYAGALPVVKVGRIAGQFAKPRSSPTEKQGDVELPSYRGDIVNDIAFTPEARIPDPQRQLMAYRQSAATLNLLRAFATGGFANLGSVHQWMLGFLKDSPQSRRYKELADRISDALNFMRACGLDLESHPELRATDFYTSHEALLLGYEQAMTRVDSTTGDWYATSGHMIWIGDRTRQLDHGHVEYFRGIRNPIGLKCGPSLKPDELLKLIDILNPDNEPGRLTLINRFGADKVGEHLPGLIRAVQREGRVVVWSCDPMHGNTITSTSGYKTRPFDRVLSEVKSFFQAHAAEGTHAGGVHLEMTGQDVTECIGGARAITDEDLNDRYHTVCDPRLNAEQSIDMAFLIAELLKQERAGKVKPMPAAAGL; encoded by the coding sequence ATGTCCGAGCGGTGGACACCCGATAGCTGGCGCGCCAAGAAGGTGCTGCAGGTGCCCGATTATCCCGATGCCAAGGCATTGGCCGATGTCGAGGCCCAGCTTGCGACCTTTCCGCCGCTGGTGTTCGCCGGCGAGGCGCGCAGCCTGAAGAAGGCGCTGGGGCGGGTCGCTGCCGGCGAGGCCTTTCTGTTGCAGGGCGGCGACTGCGCCGAGAGTTTTGCCGAACACGGCGCCAACAACATCCGCGACTTCTTCCGCGTCCTGCTGCAGATGGCGGTCGTGCTGACCTATGCCGGCGCGCTGCCGGTGGTGAAGGTCGGCCGCATCGCCGGTCAGTTTGCAAAACCGCGCTCGTCGCCGACCGAGAAGCAGGGCGACGTCGAGCTGCCGAGCTATCGCGGCGACATCGTCAACGACATCGCCTTCACGCCGGAAGCGCGCATCCCCGATCCGCAGCGCCAGCTGATGGCCTACCGGCAGTCGGCCGCGACGCTGAACCTGCTGCGCGCCTTCGCGACCGGCGGCTTCGCCAATCTCGGCAGCGTGCATCAATGGATGCTCGGCTTCCTGAAGGATTCGCCGCAGTCCCGCCGCTACAAGGAGCTGGCCGATCGCATCTCGGATGCGCTGAACTTCATGCGCGCCTGCGGCCTCGATCTCGAGAGCCATCCCGAGCTGCGCGCCACCGATTTCTACACCAGCCACGAGGCGCTGCTGCTCGGTTACGAGCAGGCGATGACGCGGGTCGATTCCACCACCGGCGACTGGTACGCGACCTCCGGCCACATGATCTGGATCGGCGACCGCACCCGGCAGCTCGATCACGGCCATGTCGAATATTTCCGCGGCATCAGGAACCCGATCGGCCTGAAATGCGGCCCGTCGCTGAAGCCGGACGAGCTGTTGAAGCTGATCGACATCCTCAACCCCGACAACGAGCCGGGACGGCTGACGCTGATCAACCGCTTCGGCGCCGACAAGGTCGGCGAACATCTGCCCGGCCTGATCCGCGCCGTGCAGCGGGAAGGGCGCGTCGTGGTCTGGTCGTGCGATCCGATGCACGGCAACACCATCACCTCGACCTCGGGCTACAAGACCCGGCCGTTCGACCGCGTGCTGTCGGAGGTGAAGTCGTTCTTCCAGGCCCATGCCGCTGAAGGCACCCATGCCGGCGGCGTGCATCTGGAGATGACCGGGCAGGACGTCACCGAATGCATCGGCGGCGCGCGCGCCATCACCGATGAGGATCTCAACGACCGCTACCACACGGTCTGCGATCCCCGTCTCAACGCCGAACAGTCGATCGACATGGCCTTCCTGATCGCCGAACTGCTGAAGCAGGAGCGCGCCGGCAAGGTCAAACCGATGCCGGCCGCTGCGGGGTTGTGA
- a CDS encoding diacylglycerol kinase, protein MLRFWRATINSRNGLAFAIRSEQAIREEVVALVLSLPLAWLVGATVMRRVELVATVVLVLVIELLNTAIEKLSDRLTMDHDPQIGRVKDMGSAAVGVALVMAGVFWLFALAERMGAF, encoded by the coding sequence TTGCTGAGGTTCTGGCGGGCCACCATCAACTCGCGCAACGGGCTGGCATTCGCCATTCGCTCGGAGCAGGCGATTCGCGAGGAGGTGGTGGCGCTCGTGCTGTCGCTGCCGCTGGCCTGGCTGGTCGGCGCCACCGTGATGCGCCGGGTCGAACTGGTCGCGACCGTGGTGCTGGTGCTCGTGATCGAGCTGCTCAACACCGCGATCGAGAAGCTCTCCGACCGCCTGACCATGGATCACGATCCGCAGATCGGTCGGGTCAAGGACATGGGCTCGGCTGCGGTCGGCGTTGCGCTCGTGATGGCCGGGGTGTTCTGGCTGTTCGCGCTCGCCGAGCGCATGGGGGCGTTCTGA
- a CDS encoding GNAT family N-acetyltransferase has translation MSRSAPALRPYLPDDAPLLAAIFAASIMDLTGDDYSEAQQEAWAGAADDEEAFGKKLAGQLTLIATLQGAPVGFASLKGTDTIDMLYVHPSAVGQGAGSALCDALEKIASARGTKALKVDASDTALEFFRKRGYVAQQRNTVTVNDEWLANTTMQKTLDGVATPGGHA, from the coding sequence ATGAGCCGTTCCGCACCCGCATTGCGCCCGTATCTGCCTGACGACGCGCCGCTTCTGGCGGCGATCTTCGCGGCCTCGATCATGGACCTGACCGGCGACGATTACAGCGAGGCGCAGCAGGAAGCCTGGGCGGGGGCCGCCGACGACGAGGAGGCCTTCGGCAAAAAGCTCGCCGGGCAGCTGACGCTGATCGCGACCTTGCAGGGCGCGCCGGTCGGCTTCGCCTCGCTGAAGGGGACCGACACGATCGACATGCTCTATGTGCATCCGAGCGCGGTGGGGCAGGGTGCGGGCAGCGCGCTGTGCGACGCGCTGGAGAAGATCGCCAGCGCCCGCGGCACCAAGGCCCTGAAGGTCGACGCCAGCGATACCGCGCTGGAGTTCTTCCGCAAGCGCGGCTACGTCGCGCAGCAGCGCAATACAGTCACCGTCAACGACGAATGGCTCGCCAACACCACGATGCAGAAGACGCTCGACGGTGTCGCGACCCCGGGAGGCCACGCATGA
- the cysS gene encoding cysteine--tRNA ligase — MELRLYDTLTREKRPFVPLDANNVRMYACGPTVYDFAHIGNGRAAVVFDALFRMLRHRYGAGHVTYVRNITDVDDKINVRAARDYPGVPLNEAIRKVTEQTYQQYQDDVTALGCLPPTVQPRATEHIPEMRAIIEKLVAGGFAYVAEDHVLFSPQAMNAANSELPRYGALSKRSLDEMIAGARVDVAPYKRDNTDFVLWKPSKPGEPSWPSPSGIAVEGRPGWHIECSAMAWKHLGEKFDIHGGGIDLVFPHHENELAQTCCAFNSDRMANVWMHNGFLQIESEKMSKSLGNFFTIRDLLADWPGEVLRLSMLRTHYRSPLDWTLKSAEEAARTLDDWYAVAADAEPGAPSPAMVEALYDDLNTAQAIAVLHGLRNAASASEQSRREFAGSLRLLGFLSESAAAWEGRKQQASGVDAAAVEALIAERTAARARKDFKESDRIRDQLAAMGVVIKDSKDGTTWEVAR; from the coding sequence ATGGAATTGCGCCTTTACGATACGTTGACCCGGGAGAAGCGGCCATTCGTGCCGCTCGATGCCAATAACGTCCGCATGTATGCCTGCGGACCGACGGTCTATGACTTCGCCCATATCGGCAACGGCCGCGCCGCTGTCGTTTTCGACGCGCTGTTCCGCATGCTGCGCCATCGCTATGGCGCCGGCCACGTGACCTATGTCCGGAACATCACCGACGTCGACGACAAGATCAACGTCCGCGCCGCGCGGGATTATCCCGGCGTGCCGCTGAACGAGGCGATCCGCAAGGTCACCGAGCAGACCTATCAGCAATACCAGGACGACGTCACGGCGCTCGGCTGCTTGCCGCCCACGGTGCAGCCGCGCGCCACCGAGCACATCCCGGAGATGCGCGCGATCATCGAGAAGCTGGTCGCCGGCGGCTTTGCCTATGTCGCCGAGGACCACGTGCTGTTCTCGCCGCAGGCGATGAATGCGGCCAATTCGGAGCTGCCGCGCTACGGCGCGCTGTCGAAGCGCTCGCTCGACGAGATGATCGCCGGCGCCCGCGTCGACGTTGCGCCCTACAAGCGCGACAACACCGACTTCGTGCTGTGGAAGCCGTCGAAGCCGGGCGAGCCGTCATGGCCGTCGCCATCAGGCATCGCCGTCGAGGGCCGGCCCGGTTGGCACATCGAGTGCTCGGCGATGGCCTGGAAGCATCTCGGCGAGAAGTTCGACATCCATGGCGGCGGCATCGACCTGGTGTTCCCGCACCATGAGAACGAGCTCGCGCAAACCTGCTGCGCGTTCAACTCCGACCGCATGGCCAATGTCTGGATGCACAACGGCTTCCTGCAGATCGAAAGCGAGAAGATGTCGAAGTCGCTCGGCAACTTCTTCACGATCCGCGATCTCCTGGCCGATTGGCCGGGCGAAGTGCTGCGGCTCAGCATGCTGCGGACGCATTACCGTTCGCCGCTCGACTGGACGCTGAAAAGCGCGGAAGAGGCCGCGAGAACGCTCGACGACTGGTATGCGGTCGCGGCCGACGCCGAGCCCGGCGCGCCGTCGCCGGCGATGGTCGAGGCGCTTTACGACGACCTCAACACGGCGCAGGCGATCGCCGTGCTGCACGGCCTCCGCAATGCCGCATCGGCCAGCGAGCAGAGCCGCAGGGAGTTTGCCGGTTCGCTCCGGCTGCTCGGCTTCCTGTCGGAGAGCGCGGCCGCGTGGGAGGGACGCAAGCAGCAGGCAAGTGGCGTCGATGCTGCCGCCGTCGAGGCGCTGATCGCCGAGCGCACCGCGGCGCGTGCGCGCAAGGACTTCAAGGAGTCCGACCGGATCCGCGATCAGCTCGCCGCGATGGGCGTGGTGATCAAGGATTCCAAGGACGGCACCACCTGGGAGGTTGCGCGATGA
- a CDS encoding alpha/beta fold hydrolase: MNVREIAVASATLDDVFSDDIVVPAADGYPLAATLFLPRGAKRHAVLINSATAVSRKIYRGFAGYLARRGAAVLTYDYRGTGDSRPMAATGANKPKSLAGFKATMADWAALDATAAVSWMRERYRGLPFAYVGHSFGGQALGLLPNNAEIPRALLVASQAATWKLMASPERYRVIAFMNGIGLPLTRTLGYLPAWAGLGMDLPRGVFEQWTRWVMRERYLLDDTTLAARENFPNFKGKLRAISMTDDTWATRPAVELLCSAFTSTTPEIISIGPADAGAETIGHFGFFRSEHRDALWRGAAEWLEAEG; encoded by the coding sequence ATGAATGTCAGGGAAATCGCCGTGGCCTCCGCCACGCTGGACGACGTTTTTAGCGACGACATCGTCGTGCCGGCCGCGGACGGCTATCCGCTCGCCGCGACGCTGTTCCTGCCGCGCGGCGCCAAGCGCCATGCCGTGCTGATCAATTCGGCGACCGCCGTGTCCAGAAAAATCTATCGCGGCTTTGCCGGCTATCTCGCCCGCCGCGGCGCGGCGGTGCTGACCTACGACTACCGCGGCACCGGCGATAGCAGGCCGATGGCGGCGACCGGCGCCAACAAGCCGAAGTCGCTCGCCGGCTTCAAGGCCACGATGGCGGACTGGGCCGCGCTCGATGCCACCGCCGCCGTGAGCTGGATGCGCGAGCGCTACCGCGGCCTGCCCTTCGCCTATGTCGGCCATTCCTTCGGCGGCCAGGCGCTCGGCCTCTTGCCGAACAATGCCGAAATCCCGCGCGCGCTGCTGGTCGCCTCGCAAGCCGCCACCTGGAAGCTGATGGCCTCCCCCGAGCGCTATCGCGTCATAGCCTTCATGAACGGCATCGGCCTGCCGCTGACGCGCACGCTCGGCTACCTGCCCGCCTGGGCCGGCCTTGGCATGGACCTGCCGCGGGGCGTGTTCGAGCAATGGACGCGCTGGGTGATGCGCGAGCGCTATCTGCTCGACGACACGACGTTGGCCGCGCGCGAGAATTTTCCAAACTTCAAGGGCAAGCTCCGCGCCATCAGCATGACCGACGACACCTGGGCAACACGTCCGGCGGTCGAGTTGCTGTGCTCCGCCTTCACCTCGACCACGCCGGAGATCATCTCGATCGGCCCTGCGGATGCCGGCGCGGAGACGATCGGCCATTTCGGCTTCTTCCGCAGCGAACACCGCGACGCACTGTGGCGCGGCGCCGCGGAATGGCTCGAGGCGGAGGGGTGA
- a CDS encoding NAD(P)/FAD-dependent oxidoreductase, with protein MSANKAIKLAVIGRGLIGSAAARHLAKMGHDVALIGPNEPANFSQHSGVFGSHYDEGRITRTYDPGAFWRQANRAAISRYGEISAESGVEFYREAGALHVGNSETTDVASVGTVCAEDGILYEEYRDAALAERFPFLRSTAGMQGYFEPRNAGYISPRRLVRAQTIAAERAGARIIDEAVLGISENGSGVTIRTRSGSVEAERVLVAAGGHTQSLLGRSLGFTVYARTAALFRLGAAEVERLAKMPSMRCLGPKGDNPYILPPILYPDGQTWLKLGGDPVDLPLQSEADIKDWFRSGGSVAVADHLEGQILDRIRDLRFEERRVVPCMTTFGDTGLPCIGPLSERVTVAFCCYGKSAKCSDELGRLGGMALLGEVRAELAP; from the coding sequence GTGAGCGCCAACAAGGCGATCAAGCTTGCGGTGATCGGACGCGGTCTGATCGGATCGGCGGCCGCGCGGCATCTGGCCAAGATGGGCCACGACGTTGCACTGATCGGGCCCAATGAGCCGGCGAATTTTTCGCAGCACAGCGGCGTGTTCGGCAGCCACTATGACGAGGGCCGCATCACGCGGACCTACGATCCCGGCGCGTTCTGGCGGCAGGCGAACCGCGCCGCGATTTCGCGCTACGGCGAGATCTCGGCGGAAAGCGGCGTTGAATTCTACCGCGAAGCCGGTGCGCTTCACGTCGGCAACAGCGAAACCACCGATGTCGCATCGGTCGGCACGGTCTGCGCCGAGGACGGGATTCTTTACGAAGAATATCGTGATGCGGCGCTCGCCGAGCGATTTCCGTTCCTGAGATCAACCGCGGGCATGCAGGGCTATTTCGAGCCGCGCAACGCCGGCTACATCTCGCCGCGCCGCCTGGTCCGCGCACAGACGATCGCGGCGGAGCGTGCAGGCGCACGGATCATCGACGAAGCTGTGCTGGGGATTTCGGAGAACGGCTCCGGCGTGACGATCCGGACGCGATCGGGCAGTGTGGAAGCCGAGCGCGTTCTCGTCGCGGCAGGCGGGCATACCCAGTCGCTGCTCGGCCGCTCCCTGGGCTTCACCGTCTATGCGCGCACCGCGGCGCTGTTTCGGCTCGGCGCGGCGGAGGTTGAGCGCCTCGCCAAAATGCCGTCGATGCGCTGTCTGGGGCCCAAGGGCGACAATCCCTATATCCTGCCGCCCATCCTCTATCCGGACGGCCAGACCTGGCTGAAGCTCGGCGGTGATCCGGTCGATCTTCCGCTTCAAAGCGAGGCCGACATCAAGGACTGGTTCCGATCGGGCGGATCGGTTGCCGTTGCTGATCACCTGGAAGGGCAGATCCTCGACCGCATCCGCGACCTCAGATTCGAGGAGCGCCGCGTCGTGCCCTGCATGACCACGTTTGGCGACACGGGCCTGCCCTGCATCGGACCACTTTCGGAACGGGTGACGGTCGCATTCTGCTGCTACGGCAAGAGCGCGAAATGTTCGGACGAATTGGGCCGGTTGGGCGGCATGGCGCTGCTCGGCGAGGTCAGAGCCGAGCTTGCGCCCTGA
- a CDS encoding NAD+ synthase, which yields MSEQQIKITLAQLNPTVGDVTGNATKARAAREKAKADGADLVVLSELFVAGYPPEDLVLKPAFQSACRAAIEELARETKDGGPAMLIGTPWVEDGKLYNACALLDEGRIAALRYKANLPNYGVFDEKRLFARGPASGPVTVRGVRIGVPICEDIWLEESEEYENVVECLAETGAEILIVPNGSPYARDKTDLRLSIVVARVTESGLPLIYLNEMGGQDELIFDGASFALNADLSVAAQLPAFEENITTLVWRKTADGWRCNGPITPQPEGDKADYAACVLGLRDYVRKNGFPGVLLGVSGGIDSALCAAIAVDALGADKVRGVMLPFRYTAQVSLDDAAKLATALGIRYEVLPIADAVNGFEAILAPVFKGLERDITEENLQARARGTLLMAISNKTGAMVVTTGNKSEMSVGYATLYGDMNGGFNPIKDIYKTEVFRLSSLRNAWKPDGALGPSGEVIPVNIIIRPPTAELRENQTDQDSLPPYDVLDAILERLVEREEPLATIIAAGFDRDVVTRIDRLLNIAEYKRRQAAPGVKVTRKNFGRDRRYPITNRFRDFGQSLPQPDDKLVTRTSRASAEAFEG from the coding sequence ATGAGCGAACAACAGATCAAGATCACCCTGGCGCAACTCAATCCGACGGTCGGTGACGTCACCGGCAACGCCACGAAGGCGCGCGCCGCGCGCGAGAAGGCGAAAGCCGACGGCGCCGACCTTGTGGTGCTGTCGGAGCTGTTCGTCGCCGGCTATCCGCCGGAGGATCTGGTGCTCAAGCCGGCGTTCCAGTCGGCCTGCCGCGCCGCGATCGAGGAACTGGCGCGCGAGACCAAAGATGGCGGCCCGGCCATGCTGATCGGCACGCCCTGGGTCGAGGACGGCAAGCTCTACAATGCCTGCGCGCTGCTCGACGAGGGCCGCATCGCCGCGCTGCGCTACAAGGCCAATCTGCCTAACTATGGCGTGTTCGACGAGAAGCGGCTGTTCGCGCGCGGCCCGGCATCGGGCCCGGTGACGGTGCGCGGCGTGCGCATCGGCGTGCCGATCTGTGAGGACATCTGGCTCGAGGAGTCGGAGGAATACGAGAACGTCGTCGAGTGCCTCGCCGAAACCGGCGCCGAGATCCTGATCGTGCCGAACGGCTCGCCCTATGCGCGCGACAAGACTGATCTGCGGCTCTCGATCGTGGTGGCGCGCGTCACCGAGAGCGGGCTGCCGCTGATCTATCTCAACGAGATGGGCGGCCAGGACGAATTGATCTTCGACGGCGCCTCGTTCGCGCTGAATGCCGATCTCTCCGTGGCGGCACAGCTGCCGGCGTTCGAGGAGAACATCACGACGCTCGTCTGGCGCAAGACAGCGGACGGCTGGCGCTGCAACGGGCCGATTACGCCGCAGCCCGAGGGCGACAAGGCGGATTATGCGGCCTGTGTGCTCGGGCTGCGCGACTATGTCCGCAAGAACGGCTTCCCCGGCGTGCTGCTCGGCGTCTCCGGCGGCATCGATTCGGCGCTGTGCGCGGCGATCGCGGTCGATGCGCTCGGCGCCGACAAGGTGCGCGGCGTGATGCTGCCGTTCCGCTACACCGCGCAGGTGTCGCTCGACGATGCCGCCAAGCTCGCGACCGCGCTCGGAATCCGCTACGAGGTGCTGCCGATCGCCGACGCCGTGAACGGGTTCGAGGCGATTCTCGCGCCGGTGTTCAAGGGGCTGGAGCGCGACATCACCGAGGAGAATCTGCAGGCGCGCGCCCGCGGCACGCTGTTGATGGCGATCTCCAACAAGACCGGCGCCATGGTGGTGACGACAGGCAACAAGTCGGAAATGTCGGTCGGCTACGCCACGCTCTACGGCGACATGAACGGCGGCTTCAACCCGATCAAAGACATCTACAAGACCGAGGTGTTCCGCCTGTCGAGCCTGCGCAATGCCTGGAAGCCGGACGGCGCACTGGGACCGTCGGGCGAGGTGATTCCGGTCAACATCATCATCCGGCCGCCGACCGCGGAATTGCGCGAGAACCAGACCGACCAGGACTCGCTGCCGCCCTACGACGTGCTGGATGCGATCCTCGAGCGGCTGGTGGAGCGCGAGGAGCCGCTCGCGACCATCATCGCCGCCGGCTTCGACCGCGACGTGGTGACCCGCATCGATCGCCTGCTCAACATCGCCGAATACAAGCGGCGGCAGGCAGCACCGGGCGTGAAGGTGACGCGCAAGAATTTCGGCCGCGACCGCCGCTATCCCATCACCAACCGCTTCCGCGATTTCGGCCAGTCCTTGCCGCAGCCCGACGACAAGCTGGTGACCCGCACCTCGCGCGCGTCGGCCGAAGCGTTCGAGGGGTGA
- a CDS encoding cupin domain-containing protein → MSNAIDLAEKLSTFSDHWSPRTVAQFNACDVMVVKVEGEFVWHKHDDTDDFFLVLKGILDIELRDRTVTLREGQMYIVPKGVEHRPVAREEVHLLLIEPTGTPNTGNAETAAPRKVV, encoded by the coding sequence ATGAGCAACGCGATCGATCTTGCCGAGAAGCTGTCGACCTTCTCCGACCACTGGTCGCCGCGCACCGTCGCGCAATTCAACGCCTGCGACGTGATGGTGGTGAAGGTCGAGGGCGAGTTCGTCTGGCACAAGCACGACGACACCGACGACTTCTTCCTCGTGCTGAAAGGCATCCTCGACATCGAGCTGCGCGACCGCACCGTGACGCTGAGAGAGGGCCAGATGTACATCGTGCCGAAGGGCGTCGAGCATCGGCCCGTCGCACGGGAGGAGGTGCATCTGCTGCTGATCGAGCCGACGGGGACGCCGAACACCGGCAACGCCGAGACGGCTGCGCCGCGGAAGGTGGTGTGA
- a CDS encoding DUF2865 domain-containing protein codes for MPNSPCSRFSRWLLTGAVLAGIALSATGAFAQVPPGPPGPVPQGAQANPQANPMCGRLEGQLAAIDRGGGTGDPAKDEQIRRYQDAATRQQGELDRVTAQARRMGCDSSGFFSLFNNNSAQCGPVNTQIQQMRANLDQITSNLERLRSGGLGGADRENQRRSVLTALAQNNCGPQYAAAARGPGNFIENLFGGGQNNPNPLPPPDAQYGAQSGTFRTVCVRTCDGAYFPISFATSQARFAADEQICKAQCPAAEASLFTYRNPGEDINQAVSINGQSYSALPNAFKYRTEFNPSCSCKPAGQSWAEALKAVDDKASAEQQGDIIVTEESARKMQQRAQTKAAAGKKGTPAAAAPQQPAAAEATAPAAPASDGQIRTVGPTFIPQKKQ; via the coding sequence ATGCCCAATAGCCCCTGTTCTCGCTTCTCCCGCTGGCTTCTGACCGGCGCCGTGCTGGCCGGCATCGCCCTATCAGCCACGGGCGCATTCGCGCAGGTGCCCCCGGGCCCGCCCGGCCCGGTGCCGCAGGGTGCACAGGCCAATCCGCAAGCCAATCCGATGTGCGGACGGCTCGAAGGCCAGCTGGCGGCGATCGATCGTGGCGGCGGCACCGGTGACCCGGCCAAGGACGAGCAGATCCGCCGCTATCAGGATGCGGCCACAAGGCAGCAGGGCGAGCTCGATCGGGTGACGGCGCAGGCCCGGCGCATGGGCTGCGACAGTTCCGGGTTCTTTTCGCTTTTCAATAACAACTCGGCGCAGTGCGGTCCGGTCAACACCCAGATCCAGCAGATGCGCGCCAATCTCGACCAGATCACCTCGAATCTGGAGCGGCTGCGCTCCGGCGGACTCGGCGGCGCCGACCGCGAGAACCAGCGCCGCTCGGTCTTGACCGCGCTCGCGCAGAACAATTGCGGCCCGCAATATGCCGCGGCGGCGCGCGGCCCCGGCAATTTCATCGAGAACCTGTTCGGCGGCGGCCAAAACAATCCCAATCCGCTGCCCCCGCCCGACGCGCAATATGGCGCGCAGTCCGGCACCTTCCGCACCGTCTGCGTCCGCACCTGCGACGGCGCCTATTTCCCGATCTCGTTCGCAACCTCGCAGGCCCGCTTCGCCGCCGACGAGCAAATCTGCAAGGCGCAGTGCCCGGCCGCAGAGGCCAGCCTGTTCACCTACCGGAATCCCGGCGAGGACATCAACCAGGCGGTCTCGATCAACGGCCAGTCCTACTCGGCGTTGCCGAACGCCTTCAAGTACCGCACGGAGTTCAACCCGTCCTGCTCCTGCAAGCCGGCCGGCCAGAGCTGGGCGGAGGCGCTGAAGGCCGTCGACGACAAGGCGTCCGCCGAGCAGCAGGGCGACATCATCGTCACCGAGGAGAGCGCGCGGAAGATGCAGCAGCGGGCTCAGACCAAGGCCGCCGCCGGCAAGAAGGGTACGCCGGCAGCGGCAGCGCCGCAGCAACCCGCCGCCGCTGAAGCCACGGCGCCGGCCGCGCCCGCGAGCGACGGCCAGATCCGCACCGTCGGACCGACCTTCATTCCGCAGAAGAAGCAGTAA
- a CDS encoding DUF2934 domain-containing protein, with protein sequence MTGPTEQEIRTRAYELWKDAGEPHGNMDQLWYKAEKELLARKVANGETPCGMNGHHKPTSVQ encoded by the coding sequence ATGACAGGTCCCACCGAGCAGGAGATCAGGACCCGAGCCTACGAGTTGTGGAAGGACGCCGGCGAACCGCACGGCAACATGGATCAGCTCTGGTACAAGGCGGAAAAGGAATTGCTCGCGCGCAAGGTCGCCAACGGCGAGACGCCCTGTGGAATGAACGGGCATCACAAGCCAACGTCAGTCCAGTAG